In a single window of the Mugil cephalus isolate CIBA_MC_2020 chromosome 6, CIBA_Mcephalus_1.1, whole genome shotgun sequence genome:
- the LOC125009539 gene encoding claudin-18-like: MAATLCQVMGFVLSLLGVAGIIAATGMDQWATEDLFDNVVTAVYSYSGLWRSCVRQSSGFTECRPYFTILGLPALLQAVRALMIVGIVLGAIGCLIAIFALKCLKMGNMEDNIKATMTLTAGIMFLLAGVCGIAGVSTFANLIVQSFRFTTYADGGFNMYGGANVGGLTGSLTPRYTFGPALFVGWIGGAVLAIGGVMMCLACRGMKQDKPQRYDGMAYKAASQHTTYRQDTRPRTQYNDSYKAQSVDGRNQRFDYV, translated from the exons ATGGCAGCCACCCTGTGTCAGGTGATGGGCTTCGTCCTGAGTTTGCTAGGGGTCGCGGGAATAATCGCCGCGACGGGGATGGACCAGTGGGCCACAGAAGACCTCTTTGACAACGTCGTGACGGCCGTGTACTCGTACTCAGGCCTGTGGCGGTCCTGCGTTCGGCAGAGCTCCGGCTTCACAGAATGCCGACCGTATTTCACCATTCTGGGCCTTCCAg CTCTGCTCCAAGCCGTCCGGGCCTTGATGATCGTCGGCATTGTTCTGGGAGCCATCGGCTGTCTTATTGCCATATTCGCCCTGAAGTGCTTGAAAATGGGGAacatggaggacaacatcaaaGCCACGATGACCCTGACAGCCGGGATCATGTTTCTCCTGGCAG gTGTCTGTGGCATTGCCGGAGTGTCGACTTTCGCAAACTTGATTGTGCAGAGTTTTCGGTTCACGACGTATGCTGACGGTGGGTTTAACATGTACGGAGGAGCAAACGTTGGCGGACTAACCGGATCTCTGACTCCAAG GTACACATTTGGCCCCGCTCTTTTTGTGGGTTGGATCGGTGGAGCAGTCTTGGCCATTGGAGGTGTCATGATGTGCCTGGCCTGTCGTGGaatgaaacaagacaaaccGCAGAG GTATGATGGGATGGCCTACAAAGCCGCCTCTCAGCACACAACGTACAGGCAGGACACCAGACCCCGAACGCAATACAATGACTCCTACAAAGCCCAGAGTGTGGACGGGAGGAACCAGAGATTTGACTACGTGTAA